One Telluria mixta DNA window includes the following coding sequences:
- a CDS encoding glycoside hydrolase family 3 C-terminal domain-containing protein: MRLNQLTLVGALAAAFPLFATAADAPAAPAQKPWLDRSLSADKRAELAVKAMTREEKLRWVFGYFGTSFAPKGTTPPKGAIPFSAGFVPGTPRLGLPDLLETDAGLGVATQATPTPRERTQLPSGLATASTWDPQVAYAGGAMIGSEARLSGFNVMLAGGVNLMRDPRNGRNFEYAGEDPLLAGTMVGHAVKGIESNHVISTVKHYALNDQETGRNEHDVRIDKAAARMSDLLAMQLALEQSDAGSVMCSYNRVFGTYACENDYLLNEVLKKDWGFKGYVMSDWGATHSTVQAANNGLDRQSGQEFDKSPYFGGALEEAVKNGWVSEARLDDMATRVVRAMFAKGVVDNPVAQDGKIDFAKNGAVSRATAEEGIVLLKNDNKVLPLSKDVKTIAIIGGHADVGVLSGGGSSQVYPIGGNAVPGLEPKVWPGPVVYHPSSPLRAIQALAPNAKVVYDNGTDPARAARVAAQADVALVFATQWIGEANDATSLALPDNQDTLIDNVAGANPRTVVVLETGGPVAMPWVSKTPAVLEAWYPGTSGGEAIARVLFGAVNPSGHLPATFPVSEQQLPRPTLDGDPKQPEQRFTVDYTKEGAAVGYKWFDQKGLTPLFPFGHGLSYTTFSYSGLASQVKDGRLHVRFKVTNTGNVAGKDVPQVYISPLAAKWEAPKRLAGWDKVALQPGESKEVDVVVEPRILGLFDEKSKTWRIAKGKYKLVLAEDAAGKNATSVTVDLPASTLDVRGRQRK; the protein is encoded by the coding sequence ATGCGTTTGAATCAACTGACCCTCGTTGGCGCCCTGGCTGCCGCCTTCCCCCTGTTCGCCACCGCCGCCGACGCACCCGCCGCGCCGGCCCAGAAGCCGTGGCTGGACCGTTCCCTGAGCGCCGACAAGCGCGCCGAACTCGCCGTCAAGGCCATGACCCGCGAAGAAAAACTGCGCTGGGTGTTCGGCTATTTCGGCACGTCGTTCGCCCCGAAGGGCACCACGCCGCCGAAGGGCGCGATCCCGTTCTCGGCCGGTTTCGTGCCGGGTACCCCGCGCCTCGGCCTGCCGGACCTGCTGGAAACGGACGCCGGCCTCGGCGTCGCCACCCAGGCCACCCCGACCCCGCGCGAGCGCACGCAGCTGCCGTCCGGCCTCGCCACCGCGTCGACGTGGGATCCGCAAGTGGCCTATGCCGGCGGCGCGATGATCGGCTCGGAAGCGCGCCTGTCCGGCTTCAACGTGATGCTGGCCGGCGGCGTGAACCTGATGCGCGATCCGCGCAACGGCCGTAACTTCGAATACGCGGGTGAAGACCCGCTGCTGGCCGGCACGATGGTCGGCCACGCCGTCAAGGGCATCGAATCGAACCACGTCATCTCGACCGTCAAGCACTACGCGCTGAACGACCAGGAGACGGGCCGCAACGAGCACGACGTCCGCATCGACAAGGCCGCGGCCCGCATGTCCGACCTGCTCGCGATGCAACTGGCGCTGGAGCAGTCGGACGCCGGTTCCGTCATGTGCTCGTACAACCGCGTGTTCGGCACCTATGCGTGCGAGAACGACTACCTGCTGAACGAAGTGCTCAAGAAGGACTGGGGCTTCAAGGGCTACGTGATGTCCGACTGGGGCGCGACGCACAGCACCGTGCAGGCTGCGAACAATGGCCTGGACCGCCAGTCGGGCCAGGAATTCGACAAGTCGCCGTACTTCGGCGGCGCGCTGGAAGAAGCCGTCAAGAACGGCTGGGTGTCGGAAGCGCGCCTCGATGACATGGCCACGCGCGTCGTGCGCGCCATGTTCGCCAAGGGCGTCGTCGACAATCCGGTCGCGCAGGACGGCAAGATCGACTTCGCGAAGAACGGCGCGGTCAGCCGCGCGACGGCGGAAGAGGGCATCGTCCTGCTGAAGAATGACAACAAGGTCCTGCCGCTGTCGAAAGACGTGAAGACCATTGCCATCATCGGCGGCCATGCCGACGTGGGCGTGCTGTCGGGCGGCGGCTCGTCGCAGGTGTACCCGATCGGCGGCAATGCCGTGCCGGGTCTGGAGCCGAAGGTCTGGCCGGGTCCGGTCGTGTACCACCCGTCGTCGCCGCTGCGCGCCATTCAGGCGCTGGCGCCGAATGCGAAGGTCGTGTACGACAACGGCACCGACCCGGCCCGCGCCGCACGCGTGGCCGCGCAGGCCGACGTCGCGCTCGTGTTCGCGACGCAGTGGATCGGCGAGGCGAACGACGCGACGTCGCTGGCGCTGCCGGACAACCAGGATACGCTGATCGACAACGTGGCCGGCGCCAATCCGCGCACCGTCGTCGTGCTGGAGACGGGCGGTCCCGTCGCCATGCCGTGGGTATCGAAAACCCCGGCCGTGCTGGAAGCATGGTACCCGGGCACGAGCGGCGGCGAAGCGATCGCGCGCGTGCTGTTCGGCGCCGTGAATCCGTCCGGCCACCTGCCGGCCACGTTCCCGGTCTCCGAGCAGCAGCTGCCGCGTCCGACGCTGGACGGCGATCCGAAACAGCCGGAGCAGCGCTTCACCGTCGATTACACGAAGGAAGGCGCGGCCGTCGGCTATAAATGGTTCGACCAGAAGGGCCTGACCCCGCTGTTCCCGTTCGGCCACGGCCTGTCGTACACGACGTTCTCGTACTCGGGCCTGGCGAGCCAGGTCAAGGACGGCCGCCTGCACGTGCGCTTCAAGGTCACGAACACGGGCAACGTCGCCGGCAAGGACGTGCCGCAGGTGTATATCTCGCCGCTGGCGGCCAAGTGGGAAGCGCCGAAGCGCCTGGCCGGCTGGGACAAGGTCGCGCTGCAGCCGGGCGAGTCGAAGGAAGTCGACGTCGTCGTCGAGCCGCGCATCCTCGGCCTGTTCGACGAGAAGAGCAAGACCTGGCGCATCGCCAAGGGCAAGTACAAGCTCGTGCTGGCCGAAGACGCCGCAGGCAAGAACGCGACCAGCGTGACGGTCGACCTGCCGGCGTCCACGCTGGACGTGCGCGGCCGCCAGCGCAAGTAA
- a CDS encoding sugar MFS transporter: protein MDRASQAAVEPANRAQPSYTFPLTVVTALFFMWGLLTSLNDILIPHLKSVYNLTYVQAMMVNLAFFSGYFLLSIPAGALIRRIGYKAGAVTGLAVCAVGAALFYPAATSVYALFLFALFVLAAGITILQVAANPYVTALGAPATASSRLNLTQAFNSLGTVVGPPVGGILILSHMTEAADPANMSAAERLAQAQAVQGPYLGLAATLAILAILFAVIRLPIIRDDDAGPAKGSIFSQKRLMLGVTAIFLYVGAEVSIGSFLINYMGDPGIAGFTAETGAKYVAYYWGGAMVGRFIGSAVMRTISPGKVLAFNAAACIALLVATTFGHGHFAMWAVLLVGLFNSIMFPTIFSMSVHELGPLTSQGSGLLVMAIAGGAVVPVIQAQAADMIGLQTSFLVPAACYAFILYFGAKYARMYVDVKAV from the coding sequence ATGGATCGTGCATCACAGGCTGCCGTCGAGCCTGCCAACCGGGCCCAGCCCAGCTACACCTTTCCCCTGACCGTCGTCACCGCACTGTTTTTCATGTGGGGCCTGCTGACGTCGCTGAACGACATCCTGATCCCGCACCTGAAATCGGTCTACAACCTGACGTACGTACAGGCGATGATGGTGAACCTGGCCTTCTTCAGCGGTTACTTCCTGCTGTCGATCCCGGCCGGCGCCCTGATCCGCCGCATTGGTTATAAAGCCGGCGCCGTCACCGGCCTGGCCGTGTGCGCCGTCGGTGCCGCGCTGTTCTACCCGGCCGCCACCAGCGTGTACGCGCTGTTCCTGTTCGCCCTGTTCGTGCTGGCCGCCGGCATCACGATCCTGCAGGTCGCCGCGAACCCGTACGTCACCGCCCTGGGCGCCCCGGCCACGGCGTCGAGCCGCCTGAACCTGACCCAGGCCTTCAACTCGCTGGGCACCGTCGTCGGTCCTCCGGTCGGCGGCATCCTGATCCTGTCGCACATGACGGAAGCGGCCGATCCGGCCAACATGTCGGCCGCCGAGCGCCTCGCGCAGGCGCAGGCCGTGCAGGGTCCGTACCTGGGCCTGGCCGCCACGCTGGCGATCCTGGCGATCCTGTTCGCCGTCATCCGCCTGCCGATCATCCGCGACGACGACGCCGGTCCCGCCAAAGGTTCGATCTTCAGCCAGAAGCGCCTGATGCTGGGCGTGACCGCGATCTTCCTGTACGTCGGCGCCGAAGTGAGTATCGGCAGCTTCCTGATCAACTACATGGGCGACCCGGGCATCGCCGGCTTCACGGCCGAAACGGGCGCGAAATACGTTGCGTACTACTGGGGCGGCGCGATGGTCGGTCGTTTCATCGGTTCGGCCGTGATGCGCACGATCAGCCCGGGCAAGGTGCTGGCGTTCAACGCGGCGGCGTGCATCGCGCTGCTGGTGGCGACCACCTTCGGCCACGGCCACTTCGCGATGTGGGCCGTGCTGCTGGTCGGCCTGTTCAACTCGATCATGTTCCCGACCATCTTCAGCATGTCGGTGCATGAACTGGGCCCGCTGACGAGCCAGGGCTCCGGCCTGCTCGTGATGGCGATCGCCGGCGGCGCCGTGGTGCCCGTCATCCAGGCCCAGGCCGCGGACATGATCGGCCTGCAGACCTCCTTCCTGGTCCCGGCCGCGTGCTACGCCTTCATCCTGTACTTCGGCGCGAAATACGCCCGCATGTACGTGGACGTCAAGGCCGTCTGA
- a CDS encoding LacI family DNA-binding transcriptional regulator codes for MNPVTSRPQAGDSPAPVTIRDLAKYAGVSAGTISRALKNEPGLTESTRQMVLSAAHELGYDFCKLRRKRIRRLTFLLHRQHNTAASSPFYSPVLHGAEEACRKQGIVLSFMAVGPADGVTEQLRMHAPDAIVCAGFFEPELLNALRASGKPLVLIDMKLRGYSSVNPDNHMGGYLATRHLISLGRERIGMISGSLGHYSIRERNRGYRQALYEAGMLADPRLEICLPDGVDLETGAYEAMQSLLDQPHPPDAVFCYNDAAALVAMRACLAAGKTVPHDVSIVGFDDIPGAVLGHRPLTTLRINKKELGALGVELLLRGPQDPPLEQVAPVELVVRASTVCEDFRIRK; via the coding sequence GTGAATCCCGTCACCTCACGCCCCCAGGCGGGCGACAGCCCCGCACCGGTCACGATCCGCGACCTGGCCAAGTACGCCGGCGTCTCGGCCGGCACGATCTCGCGCGCCCTGAAAAACGAGCCCGGCCTCACGGAAAGCACGCGCCAGATGGTGTTGTCGGCAGCCCACGAACTGGGGTATGACTTCTGCAAGCTGCGCCGCAAGCGCATCCGCCGCCTCACGTTCCTGTTGCATCGACAACACAATACGGCCGCAAGCAGTCCCTTTTATTCGCCCGTGCTGCACGGTGCCGAGGAAGCCTGCCGCAAGCAGGGCATCGTGCTGTCGTTCATGGCGGTCGGCCCGGCCGACGGCGTGACGGAACAGCTGCGCATGCACGCGCCGGACGCCATCGTGTGCGCCGGCTTCTTCGAACCCGAACTGCTGAACGCCCTGCGCGCCAGCGGCAAGCCCCTCGTCCTCATCGACATGAAGCTGCGCGGCTACAGCTCGGTCAACCCGGACAACCACATGGGCGGCTACCTCGCCACCAGGCATTTGATTTCGCTGGGCCGCGAACGCATCGGCATGATCTCCGGCTCGCTGGGCCACTACAGCATCCGCGAGCGCAACCGCGGGTACCGCCAGGCCTTGTACGAAGCCGGCATGCTGGCCGACCCGCGCCTGGAGATCTGCCTGCCGGACGGCGTCGACCTCGAGACGGGCGCCTACGAGGCGATGCAATCCCTGCTCGACCAGCCCCACCCGCCCGATGCCGTGTTCTGCTACAACGACGCCGCCGCCCTCGTCGCGATGCGCGCCTGCCTGGCGGCCGGGAAGACGGTGCCGCACGACGTCTCGATCGTCGGCTTCGACGACATCCCCGGCGCCGTGCTGGGCCACCGCCCGCTGACGACGCTGCGCATCAACAAGAAGGAACTGGGCGCGCTGGGCGTCGAGCTGCTGCTGCGCGGTCCGCAGGATCCGCCGCTGGAACAGGTGGCGCCCGTGGAACTGGTCGTCCGTGCCAGTACCGTATGCGAAGACTTCCGCATCCGTAAGTAA
- a CDS encoding AGE family epimerase/isomerase, whose translation MLPDFHSRSTLLQHIRHTRQFYDPRCVDPSGGFYHFYKDDGAIYDARTRHLVSSTRFVFNFSMAWRQFQEPADRERVLHGLRFLRDAHRNPETGGYAWTLDWNDGQKKVTDDTNHCYGLAFVLLAYAHAIMAGVDEARAWLDETYDLMERRFWEPAHGLYADEANGDWSTLYPYRGQNANMHACEAMLAAFEATGDTKFLWRAETLAHNITVRQAALYGNLVWEHYNSDWSVDPDYNRDDKTNIFRPWGYQPGHLTEWAKLLLIMERHKEQMAGPSDWLLPRARQLFDAALTKAWDAKHGGIYYGFGPENEICDADKYFWVQAESLAAAALLGARTEDKAYWDWYDRIWAYSWEHFVDHEHGAWYRILGPKNEKVTDEKSPAGKVDYHTMGACYEVLTVLVKD comes from the coding sequence ATGCTTCCCGATTTCCATTCCCGCTCGACGCTGCTGCAGCACATCCGCCACACCCGCCAGTTCTACGATCCGCGCTGCGTCGACCCGAGCGGCGGCTTCTATCACTTCTACAAGGACGACGGCGCGATCTATGACGCGCGCACGCGCCACCTGGTGAGCAGCACCCGCTTCGTGTTTAATTTTTCGATGGCGTGGCGCCAGTTCCAGGAGCCGGCCGACCGCGAACGCGTGCTGCACGGCCTGCGCTTCCTGCGCGACGCGCACCGCAACCCGGAAACGGGCGGCTATGCCTGGACGCTGGACTGGAACGACGGACAAAAGAAGGTCACGGACGACACGAACCACTGCTACGGCCTCGCCTTCGTGCTGCTGGCGTACGCCCACGCCATCATGGCCGGCGTCGATGAGGCGCGCGCCTGGCTGGACGAGACCTACGACCTGATGGAGCGCCGCTTCTGGGAACCGGCGCACGGCCTGTACGCGGACGAAGCGAACGGCGACTGGTCGACGCTGTACCCGTACCGCGGCCAGAACGCCAACATGCATGCGTGCGAAGCCATGCTGGCCGCGTTCGAGGCGACGGGCGACACGAAATTCCTGTGGCGCGCCGAGACGCTCGCGCACAACATCACGGTGCGCCAGGCGGCCCTGTACGGCAACCTGGTCTGGGAACACTACAACAGCGACTGGTCCGTCGACCCGGACTACAACCGCGACGACAAGACGAACATCTTCCGCCCGTGGGGCTACCAGCCGGGCCACCTGACGGAATGGGCCAAGCTCCTGCTGATCATGGAACGCCACAAAGAACAAATGGCCGGCCCTTCCGACTGGCTGCTGCCGCGCGCGCGCCAGCTGTTCGACGCGGCACTGACGAAAGCGTGGGATGCGAAGCACGGCGGCATTTATTACGGCTTCGGTCCGGAAAACGAAATCTGCGACGCCGACAAATACTTCTGGGTGCAGGCCGAGAGCCTCGCCGCCGCCGCCCTCCTCGGCGCGCGCACGGAAGACAAGGCGTACTGGGACTGGTACGACCGCATCTGGGCGTACAGCTGGGAACACTTCGTCGACCACGAGCACGGCGCCTGGTACCGCATCCTCGGCCCGAAGAACGAAAAGGTCACGGACGAAAAGAGCCCGGCCGGCAAAGTGGACTACCACACGATGGGCGCGTGCTATGAAGTATTGACCGTTCTCGTGAAGGACTGA
- a CDS encoding carbohydrate kinase family protein — protein sequence MADFPVFVAAGEALTDMIVDDAGATRWHSVTGGSTWNVARAMAKLGAPSAFAGAVSRDVFGDQLWRASLDAGLDERFLQRLDKSPLLAIVHRLDPPSYFFVGDDSADLHFDAAQLPQGWIGACRWAHFGGISLARQPLAGKLVALAETLKARGVRISYDPNFRALMDENYDHTLKRMTALADVVKVSEEDLVGLLRTHDADAAFATMRSWNPDATYLYTKGGAGASLHTPAGSWDMAAPRITPVDTVGAGDASIAALAWSMLHAPERDGLAHLRFAVAAGAAACLAAGATPPSLAAIDTLLAGMHA from the coding sequence ATGGCCGACTTTCCCGTATTCGTCGCGGCCGGCGAAGCGCTGACCGATATGATCGTCGACGACGCCGGCGCCACGCGCTGGCACAGCGTGACGGGCGGCTCGACGTGGAACGTGGCGCGCGCGATGGCGAAGCTGGGCGCGCCCAGCGCCTTCGCCGGCGCCGTCAGCCGCGACGTGTTCGGCGACCAGTTGTGGCGCGCCAGCCTCGACGCGGGCCTGGACGAACGCTTCCTGCAGCGCCTGGACAAATCGCCGCTGCTCGCGATCGTGCACCGGCTCGACCCGCCCAGCTATTTTTTCGTCGGCGACGACAGCGCCGACCTGCACTTCGACGCCGCGCAACTGCCGCAAGGCTGGATTGGCGCCTGCCGCTGGGCGCACTTCGGCGGCATCAGTCTGGCGCGCCAGCCGCTGGCCGGCAAGCTGGTCGCCCTCGCCGAAACGCTGAAGGCGCGCGGCGTGCGCATCAGCTACGACCCGAACTTCCGCGCGCTGATGGACGAGAACTACGACCACACGCTCAAGCGCATGACCGCGCTGGCCGACGTGGTAAAAGTGTCGGAAGAAGACCTCGTGGGCCTGCTGCGCACGCACGATGCGGATGCCGCCTTCGCGACGATGCGTAGCTGGAACCCGGACGCAACGTACCTGTACACGAAGGGCGGCGCAGGCGCGTCGCTGCACACGCCTGCCGGATCGTGGGACATGGCGGCACCGCGCATCACGCCCGTGGACACGGTCGGCGCGGGCGACGCCAGCATCGCCGCGCTCGCGTGGAGCATGCTGCATGCGCCGGAACGCGACGGCCTCGCCCACCTGCGCTTCGCCGTCGCGGCGGGTGCCGCGGCCTGCCTCGCGGCGGGCGCCACGCCGCCGTCGCTCGCGGCAATCGATACGCTGCTGGCCGGGATGCACGCCTGA